From Candidatus Thermoplasmatota archaeon, one genomic window encodes:
- a CDS encoding FAD binding domain-containing protein codes for MSMLLPPFELHEPTTLREALRLKAEHPDSDWIAGGTDLLPNYKWGLNARRHVISLGRVAELREIGPERIGAGARLVEIERHAGLAAALPVIPETAKLVASPLIRASATLGGNLLLDNRCYFFNQTHTWRESKGFCKKADGDACLVVPQKEKCYATFSADLPAPLIALGASFEIASVSGTREVPAAAFYEPDGIHRNQRRPDEMLVRVKIPASAQRFKATYAKLRQRESFDFPELGIAAAIRLDHGKLAEFRLVANALETVPVVLDRLGEPHLGKPFGAEAIDAIAKAVEENVRPVKNTSLLPSYRKSMSRVFTRRALRQLAGLAPS; via the coding sequence ATGAGCATGCTCCTTCCGCCCTTCGAGCTCCACGAGCCCACGACGCTCCGCGAGGCGCTCCGCCTCAAGGCCGAGCATCCGGATTCCGATTGGATCGCGGGCGGCACCGATCTCCTGCCGAACTACAAGTGGGGGCTCAACGCGCGCCGCCACGTCATCTCGCTCGGCCGCGTCGCGGAGCTCCGCGAGATCGGCCCCGAGCGCATCGGCGCGGGCGCGCGGCTCGTCGAGATCGAGCGCCACGCCGGGCTCGCGGCCGCGCTTCCCGTCATTCCGGAGACCGCGAAGCTCGTCGCTTCGCCGCTCATCCGCGCCTCGGCGACGCTCGGCGGCAACCTGCTTCTCGACAACCGCTGCTATTTCTTCAACCAGACGCACACGTGGCGCGAGTCGAAGGGCTTCTGCAAGAAGGCCGACGGCGACGCTTGCCTCGTCGTGCCGCAGAAGGAGAAGTGCTACGCCACGTTCAGCGCGGACCTTCCCGCGCCGCTCATCGCGCTCGGCGCCAGCTTCGAGATCGCAAGCGTCTCCGGCACGCGCGAGGTGCCCGCGGCGGCGTTCTACGAGCCGGACGGCATCCACCGCAACCAGCGCAGGCCCGACGAGATGCTCGTCCGCGTGAAGATCCCCGCCTCGGCGCAGCGCTTCAAGGCCACCTACGCGAAGCTTCGCCAGCGCGAGAGCTTCGATTTCCCCGAGCTCGGCATCGCGGCCGCGATCCGGCTCGACCACGGGAAGCTCGCGGAGTTCCGCCTCGTCGCGAACGCGCTCGAGACGGTTCCGGTCGTCCTCGATCGCCTCGGCGAGCCGCACCTCGGCAAGCCGTTCGGCGCGGAGGCGATCGACGCGATCGCGAAAGCGGTGGAAGAGAACGTGCGCCCCGTGAAGAACACGTCGCTCCTCCCGAGCTACCGCAAGAGCATGAGCCGCGTCTTCACGCGGCGGGCGCTTCGACAGCTGGCGGGTCTCGCTCCGTCGTGA
- a CDS encoding aldehyde dehydrogenase family protein — translation MTSAGFTNENTWLKASASPEALEAFHHAYEASLKKVRGTLGRTYPMLIGGREVTAAKTFDDTNPANRDEVVARFQKGGPENVDQAVAAARAAQPAWEALGWEKRAALFAKAGDLMAAAKYDLAALMTLENGKNRVEAIYDVDEAIDFLRYYAHQMRANQGYEKKMGEPFPGERCTSVMRPFGVFGVIGPFNFPLAIPTGMATGALITGNTVVLKPASDTPLMSWEYVQIALKAGVPKEAVNFVTGGGREVGQPLLDHPGIDGVVFTGSREVGMKNYATFVGRRPRPYICEMGGKNAIVVTAKADLDKAVDGVLKSAFGFGGQKCSAASRAYVHRSKHDAFIERLAEKARALKVGNPESRDNGFGPVVNEGAVRTYEDAVAKAKAAGGRFVVGGRALKDGSFSKGHFVEPAVVTGLPEGHDAFRSEYFVPFIAVAPYEDIDRVIDEVNAVDYGLTSGIFSEDSSEIQRYFDRVQAGVVYANRARGGSTGAMVGGQSFGGWKFSATTSRGAGGPHYLEQFMREQSRTVQA, via the coding sequence ATGACGTCCGCGGGCTTCACCAACGAGAACACGTGGCTCAAGGCGAGCGCCTCCCCCGAGGCCCTCGAAGCGTTCCACCACGCGTACGAGGCGTCGCTCAAGAAGGTCCGCGGAACCCTCGGTCGGACGTACCCGATGCTCATCGGAGGGCGCGAGGTCACGGCCGCGAAGACCTTCGACGACACGAACCCCGCGAACCGCGACGAGGTCGTCGCGCGCTTCCAGAAGGGCGGGCCCGAAAACGTCGACCAGGCCGTCGCCGCCGCGCGCGCGGCGCAGCCCGCGTGGGAGGCGCTCGGCTGGGAGAAGCGCGCGGCCCTCTTCGCGAAGGCGGGCGACCTCATGGCGGCCGCGAAGTACGACCTCGCGGCGCTCATGACGCTCGAGAACGGCAAGAACCGCGTCGAGGCCATCTACGACGTGGACGAAGCGATCGATTTCCTGCGCTACTACGCGCACCAGATGCGCGCGAACCAGGGTTACGAGAAGAAGATGGGCGAGCCCTTCCCCGGGGAGCGCTGCACGAGCGTCATGCGCCCCTTCGGCGTCTTCGGCGTCATCGGGCCGTTCAACTTCCCGCTCGCGATCCCGACCGGCATGGCGACCGGCGCGCTCATCACCGGCAACACGGTGGTCCTCAAGCCCGCAAGCGACACGCCCCTCATGTCGTGGGAGTACGTGCAGATCGCGCTCAAGGCCGGCGTGCCGAAGGAAGCGGTCAACTTCGTGACGGGCGGCGGGCGCGAGGTCGGCCAGCCCCTCCTCGACCACCCGGGCATCGACGGCGTCGTCTTCACGGGCTCGCGCGAGGTCGGCATGAAGAACTACGCGACGTTCGTGGGTCGCCGCCCGCGCCCGTACATCTGCGAGATGGGCGGCAAGAACGCGATCGTCGTGACCGCGAAGGCGGACCTCGACAAGGCGGTCGACGGAGTCCTGAAGAGCGCCTTCGGGTTCGGCGGCCAGAAGTGCTCGGCCGCGTCGCGCGCGTACGTGCACCGCTCGAAGCACGACGCGTTTATCGAACGCCTCGCCGAAAAGGCGCGCGCCCTCAAGGTCGGCAACCCCGAATCGCGCGACAACGGGTTCGGCCCCGTGGTGAATGAGGGCGCGGTGCGCACGTACGAGGACGCGGTCGCGAAGGCGAAGGCCGCGGGCGGACGGTTCGTCGTCGGCGGCCGCGCGCTCAAGGACGGCTCCTTCTCGAAGGGCCACTTCGTCGAGCCCGCGGTGGTCACCGGCCTGCCCGAAGGCCACGACGCCTTCCGCAGCGAGTATTTCGTCCCCTTCATCGCCGTCGCCCCGTACGAGGACATTGACCGCGTGATCGACGAAGTGAACGCGGTGGACTACGGCCTCACGTCGGGCATCTTCAGCGAGGACTCCTCGGAGATCCAGCGCTATTTCGACCGCGTGCAGGCGGGCGTCGTCTATGCGAACCGCGCCCGCGGCGGGTCGACGGGCGCGATGGTCGGCGGCCAGAGCTTCGGCGGCTGGAAGTTCAGCGCCACGACGTCGCGCGGGGCGGGCGGTCCTCACTACCTCGAGCAGTTCATGCGCGAGCAGTCGCGCACCGTCCAGGCGTGA
- a CDS encoding tRNA (guanine(10)-N(2))-dimethyltransferase, producing MKRVEGAPLVEVVEGAARLLVPEGNRERGPGTRGEGVFYNPAMALGRDLTVLLLDAAAGEGWRMLDGLSASGARAVRAAVAVPRVAAHANDWNPVACDLIRKNAERNGVNVEVTRANLGALLWESSWHVVDIDPFGSPAPFVDAACRATRDRGLLAITATDAPALAGVYPDVAERRYLARTLRANEGHEIALRVLAGFAARQGAKWECAFTPVAAYASDHYFRVVLRARRGAARADDALASVGLYIRCRACGDRRFERAAPAACPACGGKVAVAGPLWTGLLGERALLEAMRKAADGHALARGADAAKLLDRLAGEADVAGHVFDIPEETSRAGLEAVPRTVDVIAALARAGRVATRTHILPTALRTDATAAEFAAALKAAGP from the coding sequence GTGAAGCGCGTGGAGGGCGCGCCGCTCGTCGAGGTCGTCGAAGGCGCCGCGCGCCTCCTCGTGCCGGAGGGCAACCGCGAGCGAGGCCCCGGCACGCGCGGCGAAGGCGTATTCTACAACCCCGCGATGGCGCTCGGTCGCGACCTCACGGTCCTCCTCCTCGACGCCGCTGCGGGCGAAGGGTGGCGCATGCTCGACGGCCTTTCGGCCTCCGGCGCGCGGGCCGTGCGCGCGGCGGTCGCCGTGCCGCGCGTCGCCGCGCACGCAAACGACTGGAATCCCGTCGCGTGCGACCTCATCCGCAAAAACGCGGAGCGCAACGGCGTCAACGTCGAGGTGACGCGCGCGAACCTCGGGGCGCTCCTCTGGGAGTCGTCCTGGCACGTCGTCGACATCGACCCCTTCGGCTCGCCCGCGCCGTTCGTGGACGCCGCCTGCCGCGCGACGCGCGACCGCGGACTCCTCGCGATCACCGCGACGGACGCGCCCGCGCTTGCGGGCGTGTACCCGGACGTCGCCGAGCGGCGTTACCTCGCGCGGACGCTCCGCGCGAACGAAGGCCACGAGATTGCCCTGCGCGTGCTTGCGGGCTTCGCGGCCCGGCAGGGCGCGAAGTGGGAATGCGCCTTCACGCCCGTCGCGGCGTACGCCTCCGACCACTACTTCCGCGTCGTGCTGCGCGCGCGCCGCGGCGCCGCCCGCGCCGACGACGCGCTCGCAAGCGTCGGACTCTACATCCGCTGCCGCGCGTGCGGCGACCGCCGCTTCGAGCGCGCGGCGCCCGCGGCCTGCCCCGCGTGCGGCGGCAAGGTCGCCGTCGCGGGCCCGCTCTGGACGGGACTTCTCGGCGAGCGCGCGCTCCTCGAAGCGATGCGTAAGGCGGCCGACGGCCACGCGCTCGCGCGCGGGGCGGACGCCGCGAAGCTCCTCGACCGTCTCGCGGGCGAGGCGGACGTCGCGGGCCACGTCTTCGACATTCCGGAGGAGACGAGCCGCGCGGGTCTCGAGGCCGTGCCGAGGACCGTCGACGTCATCGCGGCGCTCGCGCGCGCGGGCCGCGTCGCGACGCGGACGCACATCCTGCCGACCGCGCTCCGGACCGATGCGACGGCGGCCGAGTTCGCGGCGGCGCTCAAGGCAGCGGGGCCTTAA
- a CDS encoding RlmE family RNA methyltransferase — protein MSKKWLRERSKDVWYKKAKSEGYRSRASFKLLQINEQTRIIRPGDRVVDLGAAPGGWTQIAVELAGPGAPVVGVDLDRIEPLEGATFIRGDMTRPETVVAVLAEIGGEVDVVLSDMSPNISGSYTTDHARSVFLSENALAFATRVLRKGGVFVCKVFEGEMFPDLLALVKAHFRDVRVISPEASRKASSEVYIVGKSFNGKDLRARSEPAEPAWEEGMGLPPSRRARANDGED, from the coding sequence GTGTCGAAGAAGTGGCTGCGCGAGCGCTCGAAGGACGTCTGGTACAAGAAGGCGAAAAGCGAGGGCTACCGCTCGCGCGCGTCCTTCAAGCTCCTGCAGATCAACGAGCAGACGCGCATCATCCGGCCCGGCGACCGCGTCGTCGACCTCGGCGCCGCGCCCGGCGGCTGGACCCAGATCGCGGTCGAGCTCGCGGGTCCCGGCGCGCCCGTCGTGGGCGTGGACCTCGACAGGATCGAGCCTCTCGAGGGCGCGACGTTCATCCGCGGCGACATGACGCGTCCCGAGACCGTCGTCGCGGTGCTTGCGGAGATCGGCGGCGAGGTCGACGTCGTGCTTTCCGACATGTCGCCCAACATCTCGGGGTCCTACACGACCGACCACGCCCGCAGCGTCTTCCTCTCCGAAAACGCCCTCGCGTTCGCGACGCGCGTCCTCCGCAAGGGCGGCGTCTTCGTGTGCAAGGTGTTCGAGGGCGAGATGTTCCCGGACCTCCTCGCGCTCGTGAAGGCCCATTTCCGCGACGTGCGCGTCATCTCGCCCGAGGCCTCGCGCAAGGCCTCGAGCGAGGTCTACATCGTCGGGAAGTCCTTCAACGGCAAGGACCTGCGCGCGCGGAGCGAGCCTGCTGAACCCGCGTGGGAGGAAGGGATGGGCCTTCCGCCGAGCCGACGGGCGCGGGCGAACGACGGCGAGGATTAA
- the lipA gene encoding lipoyl synthase, with amino-acid sequence MTLAAERKPRWLLRPLPKGPAVAEMTSLLREHGLHTVCEEARCPNRGECWSQGEATLMLMGDTCTRACRFCDVAPGRPGPLDPDEPAKVALTVSTLKLTYAVLTSVDRDDLPDQGAGHWARTILAVRAANPATIVDVLVPDFQGREDLIRVVVGAGPHVLAHNVETVRRLQRKVRDARASYEQSLAVHRTFKRLAPRTPVKSGLMLGLGETRDEVVETLRDLRAAGVDFVTLGQYLRPTERHLPVERYVPPEAFEDLAAEARAMGFAHVVAGPFVRSSYRAWEVESIVRGIHGLPREGGA; translated from the coding sequence GTGACCCTTGCGGCGGAGCGCAAGCCCCGGTGGCTCCTCAGACCCCTCCCCAAGGGACCCGCCGTCGCCGAGATGACGAGCCTCCTGCGCGAGCACGGCCTCCACACCGTCTGCGAGGAGGCGCGCTGCCCCAACCGTGGCGAGTGCTGGAGCCAGGGCGAGGCGACGCTCATGCTCATGGGCGACACGTGCACGCGCGCGTGCCGGTTCTGCGACGTCGCTCCGGGCCGCCCGGGCCCGCTCGATCCCGACGAGCCCGCGAAGGTGGCGCTCACCGTCTCGACGCTCAAGCTCACGTACGCGGTGCTCACGAGCGTCGACCGCGACGACCTCCCGGACCAGGGCGCGGGCCACTGGGCGCGCACCATCCTCGCCGTCCGCGCCGCGAACCCGGCGACGATCGTGGACGTCCTCGTGCCCGACTTCCAGGGTCGCGAGGACCTCATCCGCGTCGTGGTCGGGGCCGGGCCGCACGTCCTCGCGCACAACGTCGAAACGGTCCGACGACTGCAGCGCAAGGTCCGCGACGCGCGCGCCTCCTACGAGCAGTCGCTCGCGGTGCACCGGACGTTCAAGCGCCTCGCGCCGAGGACGCCCGTGAAGTCGGGCCTCATGCTCGGCCTCGGCGAGACGCGCGACGAGGTCGTCGAGACGCTCCGCGACCTGCGCGCGGCCGGCGTCGACTTCGTGACCCTCGGCCAGTACCTGCGCCCGACGGAGCGCCACCTCCCCGTCGAGCGCTACGTCCCGCCCGAGGCGTTCGAGGATCTCGCCGCCGAGGCGCGCGCGATGGGCTTCGCGCACGTGGTCGCGGGCCCATTCGTGCGGTCGAGCTACCGCGCATGGGAAGTCGAGTCCATCGTCCGCGGGATCCACGGGCTCCCGCGCGAAGGGGGCGCCTGA
- a CDS encoding lipoate--protein ligase family protein, with amino-acid sequence MARLVLDGHLPARENMARDEALLARGEPAVRLYGWRPAAVSLGRSQRARAVDGRAAAAFGVDVVQRATGGGAILHNEAEVTYAVVVPLDHPGLPRDIPGSFRFLSQGVLHALHALGLPAVVESVEGPAVDALCYVREQGTNVLVGGRKISGGAQRRTPSAVLQHGTVIVRRDAARMAALLRADPAVVRERVTSLAAEGVFVTRERVVEALIEGFEKALGPLER; translated from the coding sequence ATGGCCCGGCTCGTCCTCGACGGCCACCTTCCCGCGCGCGAGAACATGGCGCGCGACGAAGCCCTGCTCGCCCGCGGCGAGCCCGCGGTCCGCCTCTACGGCTGGCGGCCCGCGGCCGTGAGCCTCGGCCGGAGCCAGCGCGCCCGCGCCGTGGACGGGCGCGCGGCGGCTGCCTTCGGCGTCGACGTCGTGCAGCGCGCGACGGGCGGGGGCGCGATCCTCCACAACGAGGCGGAAGTCACGTACGCAGTCGTGGTCCCCCTGGACCACCCGGGCCTTCCGCGCGACATCCCGGGCTCGTTCCGTTTCCTCTCCCAGGGGGTCCTCCACGCCCTCCACGCGCTCGGTCTTCCGGCCGTCGTGGAGTCGGTCGAGGGACCGGCCGTCGATGCGCTCTGCTACGTGCGCGAGCAGGGCACGAACGTGCTCGTGGGCGGTCGCAAGATCAGCGGCGGGGCCCAGCGCCGCACGCCGTCGGCCGTGCTCCAGCACGGAACCGTCATCGTCCGCCGCGACGCCGCCCGGATGGCCGCGCTCCTCCGGGCGGACCCCGCCGTCGTGCGCGAGCGCGTCACGAGCCTCGCCGCCGAAGGCGTCTTCGTGACCCGCGAGCGCGTCGTGGAGGCGCTCATCGAGGGGTTCGAGAAGGCTCTTGGACCGCTCGAACGCTAG
- a CDS encoding DUF2203 domain-containing protein yields MPVRVYTVAEANRALDEVRARLPVLRDAIHGYRFAAEQLVDLERMEGEGIHDRDHPAHRELSGLQAQAEAAKLRAQKILDELTNLGVEVKDPVLGLVDFFAERKGDLVYLCWQEGEAQVSHWHTLEGGFAARRPVSEF; encoded by the coding sequence GTGCCCGTCCGGGTCTACACGGTGGCCGAAGCGAACCGCGCGCTCGACGAGGTCCGCGCGAGGCTTCCCGTCCTGCGGGACGCCATCCACGGGTACCGATTCGCGGCCGAGCAGCTCGTCGACCTCGAGCGGATGGAGGGCGAGGGTATCCACGACCGCGACCATCCGGCCCACCGGGAGCTCAGCGGCCTCCAGGCCCAGGCGGAGGCCGCGAAGCTTCGGGCGCAGAAGATCCTCGACGAGCTGACGAATCTCGGCGTCGAGGTCAAGGATCCGGTTCTCGGCCTCGTGGACTTCTTCGCCGAGCGGAAGGGCGACCTCGTGTATCTCTGCTGGCAGGAAGGCGAGGCCCAGGTCTCGCATTGGCACACGCTCGAGGGCGGGTTCGCCGCCCGCCGGCCGGTGTCCGAATTCTAG
- a CDS encoding beta-galactosidase — protein MERRASEERIAVLVALLAVALVWWVADAPGPEPPAIAGAILAGAAWRALGPARRRLATASGLFLASAALDAGLPAAPLALHTKLLLVEPVVAALPTAAVVVALSAVLDAGGRRSTLVVPLLALVLGGAGTAIRIAEAAWLDAPATTAEQAFAILRSDAAYALWGLAAAVGAAWAGTHLIPRDGPFAGPGARPAAAAFATAAFLAFTPLLPVLAPASPGPLIVGIHTDDVASVDASSFPFVHLEIAWSDVERSPGRFDWARADRAMSAAVDKGLEVYLLLNTYPPDWVARSFPDGVMMDAQGRPFHWVDRKPGDAPRVWDMSFHHEATLAMKERFLREAARRFADLPGVMYVSIQNEPSYPRDIDLTRIAGYDPFSLAAWREARAGLGVGADAAPRGPGDANWTEWQRFREDSLIAFVERQVATVRAETAKPVTVKIESHFLTRFTTVQSGLSPRVVAAFVEMSDVVSVDLYPATLAELEGALSYHSALADGKPLVVSEFNLLLGKHEPNHPLMLARALRLVAAYADHVVLFTLDDHPLYELTGRDLASLASARGAPTEAFVGVATAEAAPAMLAGLVVGLDAPALRPPSSRAARVALWAARALAALAFVALVFG, from the coding sequence ATGGAGCGTCGCGCAAGCGAGGAGCGGATCGCGGTCCTCGTCGCGCTCCTCGCGGTCGCGCTCGTCTGGTGGGTCGCGGACGCGCCCGGTCCCGAGCCGCCCGCGATCGCGGGCGCGATCCTTGCGGGGGCCGCGTGGCGCGCCCTCGGTCCCGCGCGCCGGCGCCTCGCGACGGCGTCCGGCCTCTTCCTCGCCTCCGCCGCCCTCGACGCCGGCCTTCCGGCCGCGCCGCTCGCGCTCCACACGAAGCTTCTCCTCGTCGAGCCCGTCGTCGCGGCGCTTCCGACGGCCGCGGTGGTCGTGGCCCTCTCGGCCGTCCTCGACGCGGGCGGCCGACGATCGACGCTCGTCGTCCCGCTCCTCGCCCTCGTCCTGGGGGGCGCCGGCACGGCCATCCGCATCGCGGAGGCGGCGTGGCTCGACGCCCCCGCGACGACGGCCGAGCAGGCCTTTGCGATCCTCCGGTCGGATGCCGCCTACGCCCTCTGGGGCCTCGCGGCGGCTGTCGGCGCCGCGTGGGCCGGCACGCATCTCATCCCCCGGGACGGCCCGTTCGCGGGGCCGGGGGCCCGCCCGGCGGCCGCAGCGTTCGCGACGGCGGCCTTCCTCGCCTTCACGCCGCTCCTGCCCGTCCTCGCCCCCGCCTCCCCGGGTCCGCTCATCGTCGGCATCCACACGGACGACGTCGCGTCGGTCGACGCTTCGTCCTTCCCGTTCGTCCACCTGGAGATCGCGTGGAGCGACGTCGAACGCTCGCCCGGCCGCTTCGATTGGGCGCGAGCGGACCGCGCGATGTCGGCCGCGGTCGACAAGGGGCTCGAGGTGTACCTCCTCCTCAACACGTACCCCCCCGATTGGGTGGCCCGCTCCTTCCCGGACGGCGTCATGATGGACGCGCAGGGACGACCCTTCCATTGGGTCGACCGGAAGCCTGGAGACGCGCCGCGCGTGTGGGACATGAGCTTCCACCACGAGGCGACGCTCGCCATGAAGGAGCGGTTCCTGCGCGAAGCCGCGCGCCGCTTCGCGGACCTCCCGGGCGTGATGTACGTGAGCATCCAGAACGAGCCCTCGTATCCGCGCGACATCGATCTCACGCGCATCGCGGGCTACGATCCGTTCTCGCTCGCGGCGTGGCGCGAGGCGCGGGCGGGACTGGGGGTCGGCGCCGACGCGGCCCCGCGCGGGCCCGGCGACGCGAACTGGACCGAGTGGCAGCGTTTCCGCGAGGATTCCCTCATCGCGTTCGTCGAGCGGCAGGTCGCGACCGTGAGAGCGGAGACCGCCAAGCCCGTGACCGTGAAGATCGAAAGCCACTTCCTCACCCGCTTCACCACGGTGCAAAGCGGCCTCTCGCCGCGCGTCGTCGCCGCGTTCGTGGAGATGAGCGACGTCGTGAGCGTCGACCTTTACCCCGCCACCCTCGCGGAGCTCGAGGGCGCGCTCTCGTACCATTCCGCGCTCGCGGACGGCAAACCGCTCGTCGTGAGCGAATTCAATCTCCTGCTCGGCAAGCACGAGCCGAACCACCCGCTCATGCTCGCGCGGGCGCTGCGCCTCGTGGCGGCGTACGCGGACCACGTCGTGCTCTTCACGCTCGACGATCACCCGCTCTACGAGCTGACCGGCCGCGACCTCGCGAGCCTCGCCTCCGCGCGCGGCGCCCCCACGGAGGCGTTCGTCGGCGTCGCGACCGCGGAAGCGGCCCCGGCGATGCTCGCGGGCCTCGTCGTCGGCCTCGACGCTCCCGCGCTCCGCCCGCCCTCCTCGCGGGCCGCGCGGGTCGCCCTCTGGGCGGCGCGCGCGCTCGCCGCCCTCGCCTTCGTGGCCCTCGTCTTCGGCTGA
- a CDS encoding lysophospholipid acyltransferase family protein has protein sequence MGSVFYQVSGLVARPLLAGMFRLSSTGKKNVPKKGAAILASNHLSYIDSFLIPVPIWRPVTWISKAEHFDVPVQRFLFKQWNVIPMRRGTGDMEAFEQSVEVLREGKLLGIHPEGTRSTDGKLHRGRTGAVRMAIRAGCPIVPIGLVGTDKALPKGSSKPRFVKVQLHYGKPIDYAAYAGRADDRELVRKLTEDLMLAIRDLSGQELADDFHQDPSRKAPREGDRA, from the coding sequence ATGGGCAGCGTCTTCTACCAGGTGAGCGGCCTCGTCGCGAGGCCGCTCCTGGCCGGGATGTTCCGCCTCTCCTCGACGGGCAAGAAGAACGTCCCGAAGAAAGGCGCGGCGATCCTCGCCTCGAACCACCTGTCGTACATCGACAGCTTCCTCATCCCCGTGCCCATCTGGCGCCCCGTCACCTGGATCAGCAAGGCCGAGCACTTCGACGTCCCGGTCCAGCGCTTCCTCTTCAAGCAGTGGAACGTCATCCCGATGCGCCGCGGCACGGGCGACATGGAGGCCTTCGAGCAGAGCGTCGAAGTCCTGCGCGAAGGGAAGCTCCTCGGCATCCACCCCGAGGGCACGCGCTCGACCGACGGCAAGCTCCATCGCGGCCGCACGGGCGCCGTCCGCATGGCCATCCGCGCGGGGTGCCCCATCGTTCCGATCGGCCTTGTCGGGACGGACAAGGCCCTCCCCAAGGGATCCTCGAAGCCCCGCTTCGTGAAGGTCCAGCTCCATTACGGCAAGCCGATCGACTATGCCGCCTACGCGGGCCGCGCCGACGACCGCGAGCTTGTCCGTAAGCTCACGGAGGATCTGATGCTCGCGATCCGCGACCTCTCCGGACAGGAGCTTGCGGACGACTTCCACCAGGACCCCTCCCGGAAGGCGCCTCGGGAGGGCGACCGCGCGTGA
- a CDS encoding NAD(P)H-dependent glycerol-3-phosphate dehydrogenase: protein MTAVIGAGSFGTTLAALLAASGERVTLWARDPAHAAEMAKTRRNPKYVTHVHLPESLVVTSDLSEALAGERVVLHVVPSKGTRSAARAYAKHLDPDAVIVSATKGLEKGGHKRMSQVIGEETGHTVGALSGPNHAEEISAHQPTAAVLAHPHIEVAEEIAAILNTPTFRVYPRRDLIGTEVCGAYKNVVALAGGMVEGLGWGDNCLACLITLGLDEMIELCRDLGGDERTVYGLAGVGDLVATATSPHSRNRFYGRELALKTPPDEIDRKMKGMVAEGVLATQAFHAYGVEEELDLPLTRVVHAIVYEGATVQEGVRKLLAQV from the coding sequence GTGACCGCCGTCATCGGAGCGGGCTCCTTCGGCACGACGCTCGCGGCGCTCCTTGCCGCAAGCGGCGAGCGCGTGACGCTCTGGGCGCGCGACCCGGCGCACGCGGCGGAGATGGCGAAGACGCGCCGCAACCCCAAGTACGTCACCCACGTCCACCTTCCCGAGTCGCTCGTGGTCACGAGCGACCTCAGCGAAGCGCTCGCCGGCGAGCGCGTCGTGCTGCACGTGGTTCCTTCGAAGGGCACGCGCAGCGCCGCGAGGGCCTACGCGAAGCATCTCGATCCCGACGCCGTCATCGTGAGCGCGACGAAAGGCCTCGAGAAGGGAGGCCACAAGCGCATGAGCCAGGTCATCGGCGAGGAGACGGGCCACACCGTGGGCGCCCTCTCGGGCCCGAACCACGCCGAGGAGATCAGCGCGCACCAGCCAACGGCCGCGGTCCTCGCGCACCCGCACATCGAGGTCGCGGAGGAGATCGCCGCGATCCTCAACACGCCCACCTTCCGCGTCTACCCGCGCCGCGACCTCATCGGCACCGAGGTCTGCGGCGCGTACAAGAACGTCGTCGCGCTCGCGGGCGGCATGGTCGAGGGCCTCGGCTGGGGCGACAACTGCCTCGCTTGCCTCATCACGCTCGGCCTCGACGAGATGATCGAGCTCTGCCGCGACCTCGGCGGCGACGAGCGCACCGTGTACGGCCTCGCGGGCGTCGGCGACCTCGTCGCCACTGCGACGAGCCCGCACTCGCGCAACCGCTTCTACGGACGGGAACTCGCGCTCAAGACGCCGCCCGACGAGATCGACCGCAAGATGAAGGGCATGGTCGCGGAAGGCGTGCTCGCGACGCAGGCCTTCCACGCCTACGGCGTCGAGGAGGAGCTGGACCTCCCGCTCACGCGCGTCGTCCACGCGATCGTCTACGAGGGCGCCACGGTGCAGGAAGGCGTCCGGAAGCTCCTCGCCCAGGTGTGA